The proteins below come from a single Kitasatospora sp. NBC_00315 genomic window:
- a CDS encoding NADPH-dependent F420 reductase, translating to MRFGIIGTGTVGRTLADKLLSLGHEVTLGSRSKENSAATTWAEQAGPHGHGGTFAEAAAFGEWIVNATAGTVSLQALRAVGGESLAGKILVDVSNPLVFSPEGEVGLDPVATDSVGEQIQREFPQARVVKALNTMSAPVMVDPGRVPGEHNLFLAGDDPGAKAEVALLLARFGWPTGSIIDLGDIKGARGLEMLMPFWLRMMGHFDSVDFNYSFRSAG from the coding sequence GTGCGGTTCGGGATCATCGGTACGGGTACGGTCGGCCGCACCCTGGCGGACAAGCTGCTCAGCCTCGGGCACGAGGTGACGCTCGGCTCGCGCAGCAAGGAGAACTCCGCCGCCACCACCTGGGCCGAGCAGGCCGGCCCGCACGGCCACGGCGGCACCTTCGCCGAGGCCGCCGCCTTCGGCGAGTGGATCGTCAACGCCACGGCCGGCACCGTCTCGCTCCAGGCCCTGCGCGCCGTCGGCGGGGAGAGCCTGGCCGGCAAGATCCTCGTCGACGTGTCCAACCCGCTGGTCTTCTCACCGGAGGGCGAGGTCGGCCTCGACCCGGTGGCCACGGACAGCGTCGGCGAGCAGATCCAGCGGGAGTTCCCGCAGGCCAGGGTGGTCAAGGCACTGAACACCATGAGCGCCCCGGTGATGGTCGACCCGGGCCGGGTGCCGGGGGAGCACAACCTCTTCCTGGCGGGCGACGACCCCGGGGCCAAGGCCGAGGTCGCCCTGCTGCTGGCACGCTTCGGCTGGCCGACCGGCTCGATCATCGACCTCGGCGACATCAAGGGCGCCCGCGGCCTGGAGATGCTGATGCCGTTCTGGCTGCGAATGATGGGGCACTTCGACAGTGTCGACTTCAACTACTCCTTCCGGTCGGCCGGCTGA
- the glmS gene encoding glutamine--fructose-6-phosphate transaminase (isomerizing), whose protein sequence is MCGIVAYIGPKDATPFLLEGLQRLEYRGYDSAGIAVSGRSGGLKVRKVKGRVADLAAVVPAAFSKGTGKGAAGIGHTRWATHGAPSDANAHPHLDNAERIAVVHNGIIENADELRAKLTVDGAVFLSETDTEVLAHLIAAHLTEGTELEDAVRAALGKVVGTYGIAVLDATRPDRIVVARNGSPIVLGIGEKEMFVASDVSALVRYTRQVVHLEDGELATVRADGFRTFTEDARTTHRQPSTVDWEIDSYDTAGFEHFLLKEIHEQPGSVERTLSGRLDERFATAHLGGLNLDARELREIRRVKILGCGSAYYAGEMGAQLIEELARIPAHSEPASEFRYRNPVIEADTLYVAVSQSGETYDTLAAVQEIKRKGGRVLGVVNTVGSAIARECDGGIYLHAGPEISVASTKAFTSTVVAFALLALHFGRIHDLSPADGRRIVAALKALPGQIREILEHDEHIAGLAREYAHCEGMMFIGRVRGFPVAREGAQKLKEISYVHAEAYPASELKHGPLALINPDLPTVALVPDDELLDKNLTTLGEIKARAGRVLAVAHRTPETKLADHCILVPKSEPELDPLLLNIPLQLFAYHAAVALGRDVDKPRNLAKSVTVE, encoded by the coding sequence ATGTGCGGAATCGTTGCCTACATCGGCCCCAAGGACGCGACCCCCTTCCTGCTGGAGGGTCTGCAGCGGCTGGAGTACCGCGGCTACGACTCGGCCGGCATCGCGGTGAGCGGCCGCAGCGGCGGCCTGAAGGTGCGCAAGGTCAAGGGCCGGGTCGCCGACCTCGCGGCCGTCGTACCGGCCGCCTTCTCCAAGGGGACGGGCAAGGGCGCCGCCGGCATCGGGCACACCCGCTGGGCCACCCACGGCGCGCCCAGCGACGCCAACGCGCACCCGCACCTGGACAACGCCGAGCGCATCGCGGTCGTCCACAACGGGATCATCGAGAACGCCGACGAACTGCGCGCCAAGCTGACCGTCGACGGGGCCGTCTTCCTCTCGGAGACCGACACCGAGGTGCTCGCCCACCTGATCGCCGCCCACCTCACCGAGGGCACCGAGCTGGAGGACGCCGTCCGCGCCGCACTCGGCAAGGTCGTCGGTACCTACGGCATCGCCGTCCTGGACGCCACCCGGCCCGACCGGATCGTGGTCGCCCGCAACGGCAGCCCGATCGTGCTCGGCATCGGCGAGAAGGAGATGTTCGTCGCCTCGGACGTCTCCGCCCTGGTCCGCTACACCCGCCAGGTCGTCCACCTGGAGGACGGCGAGCTCGCCACGGTCCGCGCCGACGGCTTCCGCACCTTCACCGAGGACGCCCGCACCACGCACCGCCAGCCGTCCACCGTGGACTGGGAGATCGACTCCTACGACACCGCCGGGTTCGAGCACTTCCTGCTCAAGGAGATCCACGAGCAGCCGGGCTCGGTGGAGCGCACCCTCAGCGGACGACTCGACGAGCGCTTCGCCACCGCCCACCTCGGCGGGCTCAACCTGGACGCCCGCGAGCTGCGCGAGATCCGCCGGGTGAAGATCCTCGGCTGCGGCTCGGCCTACTACGCCGGTGAGATGGGCGCCCAGCTGATCGAGGAGCTGGCCCGGATCCCCGCCCACAGCGAGCCCGCCTCCGAGTTCCGCTACCGCAACCCGGTGATCGAGGCCGACACGCTCTACGTCGCGGTCAGCCAGTCCGGCGAGACCTACGACACGCTCGCCGCCGTCCAGGAGATCAAGCGCAAGGGCGGCCGGGTCCTGGGCGTCGTGAACACCGTCGGCAGCGCCATCGCCCGTGAGTGCGACGGCGGGATCTACCTGCACGCCGGGCCCGAGATCTCGGTCGCCTCCACCAAGGCGTTCACCTCCACGGTCGTCGCCTTCGCCCTGCTCGCCCTGCACTTCGGCCGAATCCACGACCTCTCGCCCGCCGACGGGCGGCGCATCGTGGCCGCCCTCAAGGCCCTGCCGGGGCAGATCCGGGAGATCCTGGAGCACGACGAGCACATCGCCGGGCTGGCCCGCGAGTACGCCCACTGCGAGGGCATGATGTTCATCGGGCGCGTCCGCGGCTTCCCGGTCGCCCGCGAGGGCGCGCAGAAGCTCAAGGAGATCAGCTACGTCCACGCCGAGGCGTACCCCGCGAGTGAGCTCAAGCACGGCCCGCTGGCCCTGATCAACCCCGACCTGCCGACCGTCGCCCTGGTGCCGGACGACGAGCTGCTCGACAAGAACCTCACCACCCTCGGCGAGATCAAGGCCCGGGCCGGCCGCGTCCTGGCGGTCGCCCACCGCACCCCCGAGACCAAGCTCGCGGACCACTGCATCCTCGTCCCCAAGAGCGAGCCGGAGCTCGACCCGCTGCTGCTCAACATCCCGCTCCAGCTGTTCGCGTACCACGCGGCGGTCGCCCTCGGCCGGGACGTCGACAAGCCCCGCAACCTGGCCAAGAGCGTCACGGTGGAGTAG
- a CDS encoding PIG-L deacetylase family protein, protein MNEQQPEPYRPLREDWQSALAVVAHPDDMEYGAAAAVARWTSQGKQVVYVMVTSGEAGIDTLAPEHCRPIREAEQVASAALVGVPVVEFLGHPDGVLEYGLTLRRDISRAIRRHRPEIVLTANFRDTYGGVVPNQADHIAVGRSVLDAIRDAGNRWVFPDLLDEGHEPWGGVRELWAAGSPQAAHAADTTDFFDVGVASLRAHKAYLEGLGGDMANAPDFLEGLAREAGTRLGARYASPFEVLQLTFG, encoded by the coding sequence ATGAACGAGCAGCAGCCCGAGCCCTACCGGCCCCTGCGGGAGGACTGGCAGAGCGCCTTGGCCGTCGTCGCCCACCCCGACGACATGGAGTACGGCGCGGCCGCCGCGGTGGCCCGATGGACATCCCAGGGCAAACAGGTCGTCTACGTGATGGTCACCAGCGGCGAGGCCGGCATCGACACGCTGGCACCGGAGCACTGCCGGCCGATCCGCGAGGCGGAGCAGGTCGCCTCCGCCGCGCTGGTCGGCGTCCCGGTGGTGGAGTTCCTCGGCCACCCGGACGGCGTACTGGAGTACGGCCTGACACTGCGCCGCGACATCTCCCGGGCGATCCGCCGGCACCGCCCGGAGATCGTCCTCACCGCCAACTTCCGCGACACCTACGGCGGCGTCGTGCCCAACCAGGCCGACCACATCGCGGTCGGGCGATCGGTCCTGGACGCGATCCGCGACGCCGGCAACCGCTGGGTGTTCCCCGACCTCCTCGACGAGGGCCACGAGCCGTGGGGCGGGGTGCGCGAACTGTGGGCGGCCGGCTCCCCCCAGGCCGCGCACGCCGCCGACACCACCGACTTCTTCGACGTCGGCGTGGCCTCGCTGCGCGCCCACAAGGCGTACCTGGAGGGCCTCGGCGGCGACATGGCGAACGCGCCGGACTTCCTGGAGGGCCTCGCCCGCGAGGCCGGCACCCGGCTGGGCGCCCGGTACGCCTCGCCGTTCGAGGTGCTGCAGCTGACGTTCGGCTGA